One segment of Eschrichtius robustus isolate mEscRob2 chromosome 3, mEscRob2.pri, whole genome shotgun sequence DNA contains the following:
- the POLR3C gene encoding DNA-directed RNA polymerase III subunit RPC3 isoform X1 → MTQAEIKLCSLLLQEHFGEIVEKIGVHLIRTGSQPLRVIAHDTGTSLDQVKKALCVLIQHNLVIYQVHKRGVVEYEAQCSRVLRMLRYPRYIYTAKTLYSDTGELIVEELLLNGKMAMSAVVKKVADRLTETMEDGKTMDYAEVSNTFVRLADTHFVQRCPLVPATENSDPGPPPPAPTLVINEKDMYLVPKLSLIGKGKRRRSSDEDATGEPKAKRPKHTTDNKEPIPDDGIYWQANLDRFHQHFRDQGIVSAVANRMDQVISKWVGQWLSGIFTYLQMWPLAYSQSQHSRVNSEFQFTFQTQTSSEIVRTMLRMSEITTSSSAPFTQPLSSNEIFRSLPVGYNISKQVLDQYLTLLADDPLEFVGKSGDSGGGMYVINLHKALGSLATATLESVVQERFGSRCARIFRLVLQKKHLEQKQVEDFAMIPAKEAKDMLYKMLSENFISLQEIPKTPDHAPSRTFYLYTVNILSAARMLLHRCYKSVANLIERRQFETKENKRLLEKSQRVEAIIASMQATGAEEAQLQEIEEMITAPERQQLETLKRNVNKLDACEIQVDETIFLLESYIESTMKRQ, encoded by the exons ATGACTCAAGCAGAAATTAAACTGTGTTCTTTGTTGCTGCAAGAGCATTTTGGAGAgatcgtagaaaaaattggagtCCACCTAATCAGAACTGGCAGCCAGCCACTAAGAGTTATTGCCCATGACACAGGAACATCATTGGATCAG GTAAAAAAAGCCCTTTGTGTCCTCATCCAGCATAACCTGGTGATATATCAAGTGCACAAACGTGGTGTGGTAGAGTATGAAGCCCAGTGCAGCCGGGTGTTGCGAATGCTTAGGTATCCCCGGTACATCTATACTGCCAAAACACTGTACAGTGACACTGGAGAGCTGATTGTTGAGGAGCTCCTGTTGAATGGCAAAATGGCAATGTCAGCTGTCGTGAAGAAAGTAGCAGATCGGCTCACAGAGACTATGGAGG ATGGCAAGACCATGGACTATGCTGAGGTCTCAAACACATTTGTGCGACTAGCAGACACACACTTCGTGCAGCGTTGCCCCTTGGTGCCTGCCACTGAGAATTCAGACCCTGGGCCGCCGCCACCTGCCCCCACTCTTGTCATCAATGAAAAGGACATGTACCTGGTTCCTAAACTGAGCTTGATAG GGAAAGGTAAAAGGAGGAGATCATCTGACGAAGATGCAACTGGGGAGCCCAAGGCCAAGAGACCAAAACATACCACAGATAACAAAGAG cCCATTCCAGATGATGGGATTTATTGGCAGGCCAACCTTGACAGATTCCACCAGCACTTCCGTGACCAAGGCATTGTCAGTGCAGTTGCCAACAGGATGGACCAGGTGATATCTAAGTGGGTGGGACAGTGGCTATCAGGAATATTCACTTATTTGCAGATGTGGCCATTGGCATATAgccagagccagcacagcagaGTGAATTCTGAATTCCAGTTCACTTTTCAAACCCAGACCAGCAGCGAGATCGTGCGGACCATGCTCCGGATGAGTGAGATTACCACTTCCTCTAGTGCCCCCTTCACCCAGCCATTGTCTTCCAACGAG ATCTTCAGATCCCTACCTGTTGGCTATAACATCTCTAAGCAAGTTCTTGATCAGTATCTCACTCTGCTGGCAGATGATCCA cttgaGTTTGTTGGAAAGTCTGGCGACAGTGGTGGAGGAATGTATGTCATCA ACCTACATAAGGCTCTAGGATCTCTagccacagccactctggagtcgGTCGTACAAGAGAG ATTTGGGTCTCGCTGTGCCAGAATATTCCGTCTAGTTTTACAAAAGAAACACCTGGAGCAGAAACAGGTAGAAGACTTTGCAATGATTCCAGCAAAGGAGGCAAAGGATATGCTTTATAAGATGCTCTCAGAAAATTTCATATCACTCCAG GAAATTCCCAAAACGCCAGACCATGCCCCATCCAGGACCTTCTATTTATATACTGTGAATATCCTGTCAGCTGCCCGAATGTTGCTGCACAGATGCTACAAG AGTGTAGCCAACTTGATAGAAAGGAGGCAATTTGAAACCAAAGAAAACAA GCGTCTACTGGAAAAGTCTCAGAGGGTAGAAGCCATCATTGCATCTATGCAGGCTACAGGTGCAGAGGAGGCACAGCTACAAGAAATAGAGGAGatgatcacagcccctgaacgccAGCAGCTAGAGACCCTGAAACGTAATGTCAACAA GTTGGATGCCTGTGAGATCCAGGTGGATGAAACCATCTTCCTGCTGGAGTCATACATCGAGAGCACCATGAAGAGACAATGA
- the POLR3C gene encoding DNA-directed RNA polymerase III subunit RPC3 isoform X2, translating to MTQAEIKLCSLLLQEHFGEIVEKIGVHLIRTGSQPLRVIAHDTGTSLDQVKKALCVLIQHNLVIYQVHKRGVVEYEAQCSRVLRMLRYPRYIYTAKTLYSDTGELIVEELLLNGKMAMSAVVKKVADRLTETMEDGKTMDYAEVSNTFVRLADTHFVQRCPLVPATENSDPGPPPPAPTLVINEKDMYLVPKLSLIGKGKRRRSSDEDATGEPKAKRPKHTTDNKEPIPDDGIYWQANLDRFHQHFRDQGIVSAVANRMDQTSSEIVRTMLRMSEITTSSSAPFTQPLSSNEIFRSLPVGYNISKQVLDQYLTLLADDPLEFVGKSGDSGGGMYVINLHKALGSLATATLESVVQERFGSRCARIFRLVLQKKHLEQKQVEDFAMIPAKEAKDMLYKMLSENFISLQEIPKTPDHAPSRTFYLYTVNILSAARMLLHRCYKSVANLIERRQFETKENKRLLEKSQRVEAIIASMQATGAEEAQLQEIEEMITAPERQQLETLKRNVNKLDACEIQVDETIFLLESYIESTMKRQ from the exons ATGACTCAAGCAGAAATTAAACTGTGTTCTTTGTTGCTGCAAGAGCATTTTGGAGAgatcgtagaaaaaattggagtCCACCTAATCAGAACTGGCAGCCAGCCACTAAGAGTTATTGCCCATGACACAGGAACATCATTGGATCAG GTAAAAAAAGCCCTTTGTGTCCTCATCCAGCATAACCTGGTGATATATCAAGTGCACAAACGTGGTGTGGTAGAGTATGAAGCCCAGTGCAGCCGGGTGTTGCGAATGCTTAGGTATCCCCGGTACATCTATACTGCCAAAACACTGTACAGTGACACTGGAGAGCTGATTGTTGAGGAGCTCCTGTTGAATGGCAAAATGGCAATGTCAGCTGTCGTGAAGAAAGTAGCAGATCGGCTCACAGAGACTATGGAGG ATGGCAAGACCATGGACTATGCTGAGGTCTCAAACACATTTGTGCGACTAGCAGACACACACTTCGTGCAGCGTTGCCCCTTGGTGCCTGCCACTGAGAATTCAGACCCTGGGCCGCCGCCACCTGCCCCCACTCTTGTCATCAATGAAAAGGACATGTACCTGGTTCCTAAACTGAGCTTGATAG GGAAAGGTAAAAGGAGGAGATCATCTGACGAAGATGCAACTGGGGAGCCCAAGGCCAAGAGACCAAAACATACCACAGATAACAAAGAG cCCATTCCAGATGATGGGATTTATTGGCAGGCCAACCTTGACAGATTCCACCAGCACTTCCGTGACCAAGGCATTGTCAGTGCAGTTGCCAACAGGATGGACCAG ACCAGCAGCGAGATCGTGCGGACCATGCTCCGGATGAGTGAGATTACCACTTCCTCTAGTGCCCCCTTCACCCAGCCATTGTCTTCCAACGAG ATCTTCAGATCCCTACCTGTTGGCTATAACATCTCTAAGCAAGTTCTTGATCAGTATCTCACTCTGCTGGCAGATGATCCA cttgaGTTTGTTGGAAAGTCTGGCGACAGTGGTGGAGGAATGTATGTCATCA ACCTACATAAGGCTCTAGGATCTCTagccacagccactctggagtcgGTCGTACAAGAGAG ATTTGGGTCTCGCTGTGCCAGAATATTCCGTCTAGTTTTACAAAAGAAACACCTGGAGCAGAAACAGGTAGAAGACTTTGCAATGATTCCAGCAAAGGAGGCAAAGGATATGCTTTATAAGATGCTCTCAGAAAATTTCATATCACTCCAG GAAATTCCCAAAACGCCAGACCATGCCCCATCCAGGACCTTCTATTTATATACTGTGAATATCCTGTCAGCTGCCCGAATGTTGCTGCACAGATGCTACAAG AGTGTAGCCAACTTGATAGAAAGGAGGCAATTTGAAACCAAAGAAAACAA GCGTCTACTGGAAAAGTCTCAGAGGGTAGAAGCCATCATTGCATCTATGCAGGCTACAGGTGCAGAGGAGGCACAGCTACAAGAAATAGAGGAGatgatcacagcccctgaacgccAGCAGCTAGAGACCCTGAAACGTAATGTCAACAA GTTGGATGCCTGTGAGATCCAGGTGGATGAAACCATCTTCCTGCTGGAGTCATACATCGAGAGCACCATGAAGAGACAATGA
- the NUDT17 gene encoding nucleoside diphosphate-linked moiety X motif 17 isoform X1, translating into MAAARVLLSGRPESVSFAQSVCGLLGAGPGLGPWPTYCGLKRGQLVLSDRPFPGASARLPLQRPPFCPFPALDQQPRAPGAELPTNRGVDLAVAVVLQSSDQTVLLTRRTRTLNVSPNLWVPPGGHVEPDEELLDGGLRELWEESGLQLPQGQFFWVPLGLWESAYPPRLSWGLPKYHHIILYLLLISQESQQQLQARIQPNPREVSALMWLGPDVAAAVAATEDGTDTPRHLPQDLPPSVLAVELEENGGARPLVLPTSTLLRTTPATADSKERVSTGTKFALRLWLQHLGR; encoded by the exons ATGGCGGCGGCGCGGGTGCTTCTGTCTGGGCGCCCGGAGTCGGTGAGCTTCGCGCAGAGCGTGTGTGGCCTCCTGGGCGCCGGGCCGGGGCTCGGGCCGTGGCCCACGTACTGCGGCCTCAAGCGGGGACAACTCGTGCTCTCGGACAGGCCGTTTCCAGGCGCCTCCGCCAGGCTTCCGCTCCAG CGACCCCCTTTCTGCCCTTTTCCGGCCCTGGATCAGcagcccagggctcctggggCCGAGCTGCCCACGAATCGAGGTGTGGATCTGGCTGTGGCGGTCGTTCTGCAGTCCAGCGATCAGACTGTCTTGTTGACCCGAAGGACACGCACTCTCAACGTTTCCCCCAACCTCTGGGTACCCCCAG GTGGGCACGTGGAACCTGATGAAGAG CTGCTGGACGGAGGACTTCGAGAGCTTTGGGAGGAGAGTGGACTACAGCTGCCCCAGGGCCAGTTCTTTTGGGTCCCTCTGGGGTTATGGGAG TCTGCCTACCCTCCtaggctgagctggggtctccccaaataccatcacatcatTCTCTATCTACTTCTCATCTCCCAGGAGTCACAGCAGCAGCTACAG GCCCGGATCCAACCAAACCCAAGAGAGGTGAGCGCCCTTATGTGGCTGGGACCAGATGTAGCAGCTGCGGTGGCTGCCACAGAGGATGGGACAGATACACCCAGACATCTTCCCCAGGACCTACCGCCTTCTGTCCT TGCGGTGGAACTAGAAGAGAACGGAGGCGCTCGACCTCTGGTCTTGCCCACGTCCACACTGCTGCGGACGACCCCAGCCACGGCAGATAGCAAAGAGAGGGTCAGCACTGGGACCAAGTTTGCCCTCAGGCTCTGGCTACAGCATCTGGGCAG GTAG
- the NUDT17 gene encoding nucleoside diphosphate-linked moiety X motif 17 isoform X3, whose translation MAAARVLLSGRPESVSFAQSVCGLLGAGPGLGPWPTYCGLKRGQLVLSDRPFPGASARLPLQRPPFCPFPALDQQPRAPGAELPTNRGVDLAVAVVLQSSDQTVLLTRRTRTLNVSPNLWVPPGGHVEPDEELLDGGLRELWEESGLQLPQGQFFWVPLGLWEARIQPNPREVSALMWLGPDVAAAVAATEDGTDTPRHLPQDLPPSVLAVELEENGGARPLVLPTSTLLRTTPATADSKERVSTGTKFALRLWLQHLGR comes from the exons ATGGCGGCGGCGCGGGTGCTTCTGTCTGGGCGCCCGGAGTCGGTGAGCTTCGCGCAGAGCGTGTGTGGCCTCCTGGGCGCCGGGCCGGGGCTCGGGCCGTGGCCCACGTACTGCGGCCTCAAGCGGGGACAACTCGTGCTCTCGGACAGGCCGTTTCCAGGCGCCTCCGCCAGGCTTCCGCTCCAG CGACCCCCTTTCTGCCCTTTTCCGGCCCTGGATCAGcagcccagggctcctggggCCGAGCTGCCCACGAATCGAGGTGTGGATCTGGCTGTGGCGGTCGTTCTGCAGTCCAGCGATCAGACTGTCTTGTTGACCCGAAGGACACGCACTCTCAACGTTTCCCCCAACCTCTGGGTACCCCCAG GTGGGCACGTGGAACCTGATGAAGAG CTGCTGGACGGAGGACTTCGAGAGCTTTGGGAGGAGAGTGGACTACAGCTGCCCCAGGGCCAGTTCTTTTGGGTCCCTCTGGGGTTATGGGAG GCCCGGATCCAACCAAACCCAAGAGAGGTGAGCGCCCTTATGTGGCTGGGACCAGATGTAGCAGCTGCGGTGGCTGCCACAGAGGATGGGACAGATACACCCAGACATCTTCCCCAGGACCTACCGCCTTCTGTCCT TGCGGTGGAACTAGAAGAGAACGGAGGCGCTCGACCTCTGGTCTTGCCCACGTCCACACTGCTGCGGACGACCCCAGCCACGGCAGATAGCAAAGAGAGGGTCAGCACTGGGACCAAGTTTGCCCTCAGGCTCTGGCTACAGCATCTGGGCAG GTAG
- the NUDT17 gene encoding nucleoside diphosphate-linked moiety X motif 17 isoform X5 — translation MAAARVLLSGRPESVSFAQSVCGLLGAGPGLGPWPTYCGLKRGQLVLSDRPFPGASARLPLQRPPFCPFPALDQQPRAPGAELPTNRGVDLAVAVVLQSSDQTVLLTRRTRTLNVSPNLWVPPGGHVEPDEELLDGGLRELWEESGLQLPQGQFFWVPLGLWESAYPPRLSWGLPKYHHIILYLLLISQESQQQLQARIQPNPREVSALMWLGPDVAAAVAATEDGTDTPRHLPQDLPPSVLAVELEENGGARPLVLPTSTLLRTTPATADSKERVSTGTKFALRLWLQHLGSVTPLPCGSGAHSDPGPAREEQNVDHPRPPPPPQTRDLESKVLNPLPSPPP, via the exons ATGGCGGCGGCGCGGGTGCTTCTGTCTGGGCGCCCGGAGTCGGTGAGCTTCGCGCAGAGCGTGTGTGGCCTCCTGGGCGCCGGGCCGGGGCTCGGGCCGTGGCCCACGTACTGCGGCCTCAAGCGGGGACAACTCGTGCTCTCGGACAGGCCGTTTCCAGGCGCCTCCGCCAGGCTTCCGCTCCAG CGACCCCCTTTCTGCCCTTTTCCGGCCCTGGATCAGcagcccagggctcctggggCCGAGCTGCCCACGAATCGAGGTGTGGATCTGGCTGTGGCGGTCGTTCTGCAGTCCAGCGATCAGACTGTCTTGTTGACCCGAAGGACACGCACTCTCAACGTTTCCCCCAACCTCTGGGTACCCCCAG GTGGGCACGTGGAACCTGATGAAGAG CTGCTGGACGGAGGACTTCGAGAGCTTTGGGAGGAGAGTGGACTACAGCTGCCCCAGGGCCAGTTCTTTTGGGTCCCTCTGGGGTTATGGGAG TCTGCCTACCCTCCtaggctgagctggggtctccccaaataccatcacatcatTCTCTATCTACTTCTCATCTCCCAGGAGTCACAGCAGCAGCTACAG GCCCGGATCCAACCAAACCCAAGAGAGGTGAGCGCCCTTATGTGGCTGGGACCAGATGTAGCAGCTGCGGTGGCTGCCACAGAGGATGGGACAGATACACCCAGACATCTTCCCCAGGACCTACCGCCTTCTGTCCT TGCGGTGGAACTAGAAGAGAACGGAGGCGCTCGACCTCTGGTCTTGCCCACGTCCACACTGCTGCGGACGACCCCAGCCACGGCAGATAGCAAAGAGAGGGTCAGCACTGGGACCAAGTTTGCCCTCAGGCTCTGGCTACAGCATCTGGGCAG TGTGACACCCCTACCATGTGGAAGTGGAGCTCACTCGGACCCAGGGCCCGCAAGGGAAGAACAGAACGTGGaccatccccgcccccccccccccccacaaaccaGGGATCTGGAAAGCAAAGTGCTtaatcccctccccagcccacccccgtGA
- the NUDT17 gene encoding nucleoside diphosphate-linked moiety X motif 17 isoform X2: MAAARVLLSGRPESVSFAQSVCGLLGAGPGLGPWPTYCGLKRGQLVLSDRPFPGASARLPLQPRAPGAELPTNRGVDLAVAVVLQSSDQTVLLTRRTRTLNVSPNLWVPPGGHVEPDEELLDGGLRELWEESGLQLPQGQFFWVPLGLWESAYPPRLSWGLPKYHHIILYLLLISQESQQQLQARIQPNPREVSALMWLGPDVAAAVAATEDGTDTPRHLPQDLPPSVLAVELEENGGARPLVLPTSTLLRTTPATADSKERVSTGTKFALRLWLQHLGR, from the exons ATGGCGGCGGCGCGGGTGCTTCTGTCTGGGCGCCCGGAGTCGGTGAGCTTCGCGCAGAGCGTGTGTGGCCTCCTGGGCGCCGGGCCGGGGCTCGGGCCGTGGCCCACGTACTGCGGCCTCAAGCGGGGACAACTCGTGCTCTCGGACAGGCCGTTTCCAGGCGCCTCCGCCAGGCTTCCGCTCCAG cccagggctcctggggCCGAGCTGCCCACGAATCGAGGTGTGGATCTGGCTGTGGCGGTCGTTCTGCAGTCCAGCGATCAGACTGTCTTGTTGACCCGAAGGACACGCACTCTCAACGTTTCCCCCAACCTCTGGGTACCCCCAG GTGGGCACGTGGAACCTGATGAAGAG CTGCTGGACGGAGGACTTCGAGAGCTTTGGGAGGAGAGTGGACTACAGCTGCCCCAGGGCCAGTTCTTTTGGGTCCCTCTGGGGTTATGGGAG TCTGCCTACCCTCCtaggctgagctggggtctccccaaataccatcacatcatTCTCTATCTACTTCTCATCTCCCAGGAGTCACAGCAGCAGCTACAG GCCCGGATCCAACCAAACCCAAGAGAGGTGAGCGCCCTTATGTGGCTGGGACCAGATGTAGCAGCTGCGGTGGCTGCCACAGAGGATGGGACAGATACACCCAGACATCTTCCCCAGGACCTACCGCCTTCTGTCCT TGCGGTGGAACTAGAAGAGAACGGAGGCGCTCGACCTCTGGTCTTGCCCACGTCCACACTGCTGCGGACGACCCCAGCCACGGCAGATAGCAAAGAGAGGGTCAGCACTGGGACCAAGTTTGCCCTCAGGCTCTGGCTACAGCATCTGGGCAG GTAG
- the NUDT17 gene encoding nucleoside diphosphate-linked moiety X motif 17 isoform X4, whose product MAAARVLLSGRPESVSFAQSVCGLLGAGPGLGPWPTYCGLKRGQLVLSDRPFPGASARLPLQRPPFCPFPALDQQPRAPGAELPTNRGVDLAVAVVLQSSDQTVLLTRRTRTLNVSPNLWVPPGGHVEPDEELLDGGLRELWEESGLQLPQGQFFWVPLGLWESAYPPRLSWGLPKYHHIILYLLLISQESQQQLQARIQPNPREVSALMWLGPDVAAAVAATEDGTDTPRHLPQDLPPSVL is encoded by the exons ATGGCGGCGGCGCGGGTGCTTCTGTCTGGGCGCCCGGAGTCGGTGAGCTTCGCGCAGAGCGTGTGTGGCCTCCTGGGCGCCGGGCCGGGGCTCGGGCCGTGGCCCACGTACTGCGGCCTCAAGCGGGGACAACTCGTGCTCTCGGACAGGCCGTTTCCAGGCGCCTCCGCCAGGCTTCCGCTCCAG CGACCCCCTTTCTGCCCTTTTCCGGCCCTGGATCAGcagcccagggctcctggggCCGAGCTGCCCACGAATCGAGGTGTGGATCTGGCTGTGGCGGTCGTTCTGCAGTCCAGCGATCAGACTGTCTTGTTGACCCGAAGGACACGCACTCTCAACGTTTCCCCCAACCTCTGGGTACCCCCAG GTGGGCACGTGGAACCTGATGAAGAG CTGCTGGACGGAGGACTTCGAGAGCTTTGGGAGGAGAGTGGACTACAGCTGCCCCAGGGCCAGTTCTTTTGGGTCCCTCTGGGGTTATGGGAG TCTGCCTACCCTCCtaggctgagctggggtctccccaaataccatcacatcatTCTCTATCTACTTCTCATCTCCCAGGAGTCACAGCAGCAGCTACAG GCCCGGATCCAACCAAACCCAAGAGAGGTGAGCGCCCTTATGTGGCTGGGACCAGATGTAGCAGCTGCGGTGGCTGCCACAGAGGATGGGACAGATACACCCAGACATCTTCCCCAGGACCTACCGCCTTCTGTCCT GTAG